Proteins encoded together in one Penaeus vannamei isolate JL-2024 chromosome 9, ASM4276789v1, whole genome shotgun sequence window:
- the LOC138862548 gene encoding uncharacterized protein, protein MSQTLWGFGFFNGTMACSLVCSCGRRSAGEGAVGSEGTSEGGSEGAGGSEGTSEGGSEGTGGSEGTSEGTGGSEGTSEGGSEGAGGSEGTSEGGSEVAGGSEGTSEGGSEGAGGSEGTSEGAGGSEGTSEGGSEGAGGSEGTSEGGSEGTGGSEGTSEGAGGSEGTSEGGSKGAGGSEGTRKKLDRPPPHFTALSVPVYKLAMVSDTSQKDVGESLA, encoded by the exons ATGAGCCAGACTTTGTGGGGATTTGGGTTTTTCAACGGAACAATGGCCTGCAGTTTGGTTTGTTCCTGTGGCAGGCGGAGTGCGGGCGAGGGCGCCGTCGGGAGCGAAGGCACGAGTGAGGGCGGgagcgagggcgcgggcgggagcgAAGGCACGAGTGAGGGCGGGAGCGAGGGCACGGGCGGGAGCGAAGGCACGAGTGAGGGCACGGGCGGGAGCGAAGGCACGAGTGAGGGCGGgagcgagggcgcgggcgggagcgAAGGCACGAGTGAGGGCGGGAGCGAGGTCGCGGGCGGGAGCGAAGGCACAAGTGAGGGCGGgagcgagggcgcgggcgggagcgaaggcacgagtgagggcgcgggcgggagcgaaggcacgagtgagggcgggagcgagggcgcgggcgggagcgAAGGCACGAGTGAGGGCGGAAGCGAGGGCACGGGCGGGAGCGAAGGCACGAgtgagggcgcgggcgggagcgaaggcacgagtgagggcgggagcaagggcgcgggcgggagcgaaggcacga ggaagaagctcgacaggcccccaccacactttacagcactttcagtaccagtatacaagcTTGCT atggtctctgatacgtctcagaaggatgtgggcgagagcCTTGCCTGA